From Aspergillus chevalieri M1 DNA, chromosome 4, nearly complete sequence, a single genomic window includes:
- the samB gene encoding MYND-type zinc finger protein MUB1 (BUSCO:EOG09260H6E;~COG:O;~EggNog:ENOG410PJJR;~InterPro:IPR016024,IPR002893;~PFAM:PF01753) gives MREVNFSIPNVNKASVNITTTLYDRRALDCTSTLPLINSLNHLAYLTTSSARIRDILTVDGGIERLVCILKEGRSRNLMEMWKWSLAFQCVVNIGVRGSENVRTRVVEADMVPVIATILDNYIKVVDKARARVDAETQRHSSRHHPKPIPAPASVTGDHELRPFRRQAPPPHIEIPQPSGQENQVRDSNAMDISSSPTRMPMTSPPERNVFGQEALQHHHHHHHHHHHHHRTNQPIGHRHRAMQPLATAVPTMDAADGFHLRPVRDTERLPSMLPRLHTGFISQPDSPTTPSGPVQSRSNPPTSSTSPAPATTTLQRPALHQHPSASGESDGNDEGSAAGDDAAGPSEPIVGLQNQMEIDEVGDRQAMLEGVSNTHDLTVTDPSEGQDAETFNISHRSAVDGSTINNDTTQTNGALGLSPARNANNTNSPAIVPSPYALYYRDRATTAAQGVLTTMPRDEDVLMSLQLLAYVSKYCNLRSFFQHSHLVPKLKIDRELNMLDDPSASPVEQPEEEEYLLPDDVNIFPLVEKFTVRHHSKDMQYWACVVMRNLCRKDESRGGIRQCAYYKCGKWEEFQRQFAKCRRCRRTKYCSKDCQKAAWVYHRHWCQTTP, from the coding sequence ATGAGAGAAGTCAACTTCAGCATTCCGAACGTGAACAAAGCCTCCGTGAACATCACAACCACCCTCTATGACCGTCGTGCGCTCGATTGTACATCTACTTTGCCTCTCATTAACTCCCTGAATCATCTCGCCTATCTCACCACATCATCCGCCCGCATTCGGGACATTCTCACCGTCGATGGCGGCATTGAACGTCTCGTGTGCATCCTCAAGGAGGGTCGGAGTCGGAATTTGATGGAGATGTGGAAGTGGAGCCTTGCTTTTCAGTGCGTGGTCAACATTGGCGTAAGAGGTTCGGAGAATGTGCGGACAAGAGTGGTGGAAGCAGATATGGTGCCGGTCATCGCGACCATCCTGGACAATTACATCAAAGTCGTGGATAAAGCACGGGCGCGAGTCGATGCAGAGACACAGAGGCATTCGTCGAGGCATCATCCTAAACCCATCCCAGCACCCGCTTCTGTTACGGGTGATCATGAGCTCCGACCTTTTCGCCGACAAGCACCGCCACCGCATATTGAGATCCCTCAGCCCTCAGGCCAGGAGAATCAGGTTCGTGACTCCAATGCGATGGATATCTCGTCTTCACCAACTCGGATGCCGATGACATCGCCACCGGAACGCAACGTGTTCGGACAGGAAGCCcttcaacatcatcaccaccatcaccaccatcaccatcatcatcaccgcaCCAATCAACCCATCGGCCATCGTCATCGGGCTATGCAACCCTTGGCCACGGCTGTCCCCACAATGGATGCCGCCGATGGTTTCCATCTACGCCCTGTGCGCGACACAGAACGGCTACCTAGCATGCTTCCACGGTTGCACACCGGCTTTATCTCCCAGCCCGACTCCCCGACCACACCCAGCGGTCCAGTGCAATCGCGGAGTAACCCACCCACTTCGAGCACCTCTCCAGCCCCCGCAACGACTACGCTTCAACGACCTGCACTCCATCAGCACCCCTCTGCTTCGGGTGAGTCGGATGGAAATGATGAAGGCTCTGCGGCCGGTGACGATGCAGCAGGGCCATCTGAGCCGATTGTGGGACTACAGAATCAGATGGAAATTGATGAGGTGGGCGACAGGCAAGCCATGCTTGAGGGTGTTTCCAACACCCATGACCTGACGGTTACCGATCCTTCTGAAGGACAAGATGCGGAGACATTCAACATCAGCCATCGCTCAGCTGTTGACGGCAGCACTATCAACAACGACACGACGCAGACAAATGGTGCCTTGGGCCTGTCACCAGCTCGGAatgccaacaacaccaactcTCCGGCCATTGTTCCTAGCCCCTATGCTCTCTACTACCGCGATCGAGCAACTACCGCAGCTCAGGGCGTGTTGACGACGATGCCTCGTGATGAAGATGTTTTGATGTCGCTTCAGCTTCTGGCCTACGTGTCCAAGTATTGCAACCTTCGTTCCTTCTTCCAGCATTCGCACCTTGTTCCGAAGCTCAAGATTGACCGCGAACTCAACATGTTGGATGACCCCAGCGCCTCGCCGGTCGAGCAGCcagaggaggaggaataCCTCCTTCCAGATGATGTGAACATCTTCCCTCTGGTTGAGAAGTTCACTGTCCGTCATCATTCGAAGGACATGCAGTACTGGGCATGTGTGGTGATGAGGAATCTCTGCCGCAAGGACGAGTCTCGTGGTGGCATCCGCCAGTGCGCATACTACAAGTGCGGCAAATGGGAAGAATTCCAACGACAATTCGCCAAGTGTCGTCGCTGCCGACGTACCAAGTACTGCAGCAAGGATTGCCAAAAAGCCGCGTGGGTATACCACCGCCATTGGTGCCAGACCACGCCATGA
- the GPB1 gene encoding WD40 repeat domain-containing protein (BUSCO:EOG092645OU;~COG:S;~EggNog:ENOG410PI4N;~InterPro:IPR001632,IPR016346,IPR036322,IPR015943, IPR001680,IPR019775,IPR020472,IPR017986;~PFAM:PF00400;~go_function: GO:0005515 - protein binding [Evidence IEA];~go_process: GO:0007165 - signal transduction [Evidence IEA]), whose translation MADMSGEQMQAKITAARREAEQLKDKIKRRKDELADTSLRQVAQNQTEALPRIGMKPRRTLKGHLAKIYAMHWSTDRRHLVSASQDGKLIIWDAYTTNKVHAIPLRSSWVMTCAYAPSGNYVACGGLDNICSIYNLSSREGPTRVARELSGHSGYLSCCRFINDRRILTSSGDMTCMLWDIETGSKVTEFADHLGDVMSISINPTNQNVFVSGACDAFAKLWDVRTGKAVQTFAGHESDINAIQFFPDGNAFGTGSDDTTCRLFDIRADRELNTYQSDQVLCGITSVAFSVSGRLLFAGYDDFECKVWDVLRGEKVGSLSGHENRVSCLGVSNDGISLCTGSWDSLLKVWAW comes from the exons ATGGCCGATATGAGCGGCGAACAGATGCAAGCCAAAATCACCGCGGCCCGGCGCGAAGCTGAACAGCTCAAAGACAAGATAAAGCGCAGAAAGGATGAATTGGCAGACACCTCCC TCCGTCAAGTTGCACAAAACCAGACCGAGGCTTTGCCCCGGATCGGGATGAAGCCACGCCGGACACTCAAGGGCCATCTGGCCAAGATTTACGCCATGCACTGGTCGACTGACCGCCGTCACCTCGTTTCCGCCTCGCAAGATGGAAAGCTCATTATCTGGGACGcctacaccaccaacaaagTTCACGCGATCCCATTGCGGTCGTCGTGGGTGATGACTTGCGCCTACGCCCCTAGTGGAAACTATGTCGCCTGTGGCGGTTTGGATAACATTTGCTCGATCTACAACCTGTCGTCCCGCGAGGGGCCGACCCGTGTCGCGCGCGAGCTGTCTGGCCACTCGGGTTACCTGTCCTGCTGCCGTTTCATCAACGATCGCCGTATCCTTACCTCTTCCGGTGACATGACCTGTATGCTGTGGGATATCGAGACCGGCTCGAAGGTGACCGAGTTCGCCGACCACCTGGGCGACGTCATGTCCATCAGCATCAACCCGACCAACCAGAACGTCTTCGTCTCGGGCGCCTGTGATGCTTTCGCCAAACTGTGGGATGTCCGGACTGGTAAGGCCGTCCAGACTTTTGCTGGACACGAGTCCGACATCAACGCCATCCAATTCTTCCCCGACGGGAACGCTTTTGGTACTGGTTCCGATGACACCACCTGCCGTCTCTTCGATATCCGTGCCGACCGCGAACTCAACACTTACCAG AGCGACCAAGTTCTGTGCGGTATTACATCTGTTGCTTTCTCCGTTTCTGGACGGTTACTCTTTGCGGGTTACGATGACTTTGAGTGCAAG GTCTGGGATGTCCTACGGGGTGAAAAGGTTGGCTCTCTCAGCGGCCACGAGAACCGTGTCAGCTGTCTTGGTGTTAGCAACGACGGCATCAGTTTGTGTACTGGATCTTGGGATTCTCTG CTCAAGGTCTGGGCCTGGTAA
- a CDS encoding phosducin family protein (COG:T;~EggNog:ENOG410PPRT;~InterPro:IPR036249,IPR024253,IPR001200;~PFAM:PF02114;~go_process: GO:0008277 - regulation of G protein-coupled receptor signaling pathway [Evidence IEA]) yields MSSAAQAEFNQLLYNSQEKSSSHPEDRDRASSPSDTEEDQDPPTNPPSDSEDIDDMRSRTATYHVPNTVFDANTGPKGVIADAQAFERARKQSHRRTLGGLVSDDTTPLNHHSPPRDGAKDDDEEGFMRKWRESRMHQLQSQNVRRSSPRRKRFGGVDTVDAAGYLDAIEKVATDTVVVVCIYDPDVCFAAILIFMSVSVADLVQSSASGIVEDCLNTIARRNVTTHFIKLHQEIAEMDHIQAPALLAYRGGDVFATIVEIFRQIPKGRACSADSLEELLKQYVLSPCPQLAYANSYRYRVL; encoded by the coding sequence atGTCCTCTGCTGCCCAGGCCGAATTCAACCAACTCCTCTACAACAGCCAGGAGAAATCGTCCTCCCACCCCGAAGATCGTGACCGTGCCTCGAGCCCCTCCGATAccgaagaagaccaagacccCCCAACAAACCCCCCCTCCGACTCCGAAGACATCGACGACATGCGCTCGCGCACAGCAACCTACCACGTCCCCAACACCGTCTTCGATGCCAACACAGGCCCCAAGGGCGTCATCGCCGACGCCCAGGCCTTCGAGCGCGCGAGGAAACAATCCCACCGCCGGACCCTGGGCGGGCTCGTCTCGGATGACACCACGCCCTTGAACCACCACTCGCCGCCGCGGGACGGGGCCaaggatgacgatgaggagggTTTCATGCGCAAGTGGCGGGAGTCGAGGATGCACCAGCTGCAGAGTCAGAATGTGAGACGGTCGAgtccgaggaggaagaggtttGGGGGTGTTGATACCGTTGATGCCGCGGGGTATCTGGATGCTATTGAGAAGGTTGCGACTGATACGGTCGTTGTTGTTTGTATTTATGATCCCGATGTATGTTTCGCTGCTATACTTATCTTCATGTCTGTGTCGGTCGCTGACTTGGTCCAGTCGAGTGCTAGTGGTATCGTTGAGGATTGTCTCAACACTATCGCCCGTCGGAATGTCACTACGCACTTTATCAAGCTTCATCAGGAGATTGCTGAGATGGACCACATCCAGGCTCCGGCTTTGCTGGCCTACCGAGGTGGTGATGTCTTTGCTACTATTGTCGAGATCTTCAGACAAATTCCCAAGGGCCGGGCCTGCAGTGCAGACAGCCTAGAGGAGTTACTCAAACAGTACGTCCTCTCACCTTGTCCACAATTGGCCTACGCTAACTCTTATAGATACCGGGTATTATAA
- a CDS encoding uncharacterized protein (COG:K;~EggNog:ENOG410PVKB;~InterPro:IPR036864,IPR021858,IPR001138;~PFAM:PF00172,PF11951;~go_function: GO:0000981 - DNA-binding transcription factor activity, RNA polymerase II-specific [Evidence IEA];~go_function: GO:0008270 - zinc ion binding [Evidence IEA];~go_process: GO:0006355 - regulation of transcription, DNA-templated [Evidence IEA]): protein MYDSCYTCRRRRIECQMTQPPCTKCKKAGIECFQKRPLRWVEGAEFRGKAKKRTSGNASLVGSVAESDSGMTSSTLVSTGVNGGTQAPRGYLSTRPTEFGEGVSNPMSSIPSNPGDPSSSSLNRASQYYLYYYSKCICKLFIMYDSNRNPLRNLIPASLNQPVLLNSILALSARHMENAGQSFQARVSTSPNALWFKYKAIRGLSQALNDASLCRQDTTVASAFLLIFLDLLESGSDKWDVHLEGIKRLIAQVQPPSSTGTQQDLGQTVQGLRDFISRQIYLIDTLGATFTRPRLLSDSTSLQQSWTPLQLSVDQSYLGCPEYLLDVLRSFSVYRDILTSPEPIDEIVSDSYIQQAGSVLESTKEFDCYAWASSLPQSYSQDTQKLYTLAQSYKIGSLIYGRRVFDALANKTTSRDDLVRELIGTIDALKADEALFKCMLWPMFVAGLEAQEKTQRDFVIGSLDKFWFETKCVNVVNAGNILRKFWKQNCQTSWIFNIGQLERDWLLI from the exons ATGTATGATTCCTGCTATACGTGCCGTCGACGGCGCATTGAATGTCAAATGACCCAACCACCTTGCACGAAATGCAAAAAGGCCGGAATAGAGTGTTTCCAGAAGAGGCCGCTGAGATGGGTCGAAGGGGCGGAGTTTCGGGGAAAGGCGAAGAAGCGCACATCAGGAAATGCTTCCTTGGTCGGATCAGTAGCAGAGTCGGATTCCGGGATGACATCAAGTACATTAGTGTCAACGGGGGTTAATGGTGGGACTCAAGCACCTCGGGGGTACTTGTCCACAAGACCAACAGAATTCGGCGAAGGCGTCTCCAACCCTATGTCGAGTATACCATCGAATCCGGGTGATCCATCCTCTTCAAGCCTAAATAGAGCCTCTCAATACTATCTATACTATT ATAGCAAATGCATATGCAAACTTTTCATCATGTATGACAGTAACAGAAACCCTCTTCGAAACTTGATACCAGCTTCTTTAAACCAACCGGTTCTTCTGAACTCGATCCTTGCTCTTTCTGCGCGCCATATGGAGAATGCTGGTCAATCGTTTCAGGCGAGAGTATCAACATCCCCAAATGCACTTTGGTTCAAATACAAAGCTATTCGAGGACTTTCCCAGGCTCTTAATGATGCTTCATTGTGCAGGCAAGATACAACAGTTGCAAGTGCCTTTCTTTTGATCTTCTTGGATCTGCTGGAATCTGGTAGTGACAAATGGGATGTTCATCTGGAGGGTATTAAGAGATTAATTGCTCAGGTCCAACCACCTTCATCGACTGGAACTCAGCAGGACCTGGGCCAGACTGTTCAAGGACTACGTGACTTCATTTCGAGACAGATTTACTT AATCGATACTCTCGGAGCAACCTTCACACGTCCTAGGTTATTGTCTGACTCGACTTCTTTGCAGCAGTCATGGACACCTCTCCAACTGAGTGTCGACCAGTCCTATCTCGGGTGTCCCGAGTATCTATTAGACGTCCTCCGATCTTTCTCAGTCTATCGCGATATCCTCACGAGCCCAGAGCCCATCGACGAGATTGTCTCTGACTCCTACATCCAACAAGCTGGCAGTGTACTCGAATCCACAAAAGAATTTGACTGCTACGCTTGGGCATCAAGCCTTCCGCAATCATATTCTCAAGACACACAAAAGCTCTACACACTGGCGCAATCATACAAGATCGGTTCTCTGATATACGGTCGACGTGTCTTTGATGCTCTTGCGAACAAAACTACGTCCCGAGATGACCTGGTTCGCGAATTAATCGGTACCATTGACGCTTtaaaagccgacgaagccTTGTTCAAGTGCATGCTCTGGCCCATGTTTGTGGCTGGCCTCGAGGCTCAAGAAAAAACACAAAGAGACTTTGTAATTGGCTCTCTTGATAAGTTCTGGTTTGAGACTAAGTGCGTGAATGTGGTAAATGCGGGGAATATCTTGAGGAAGTTTTGGAAGCAGAACTGTCAAACGTCGTGGATATTCAATATAGGTCAATTGGAACGTGATTGGCTTCTTATATAA
- a CDS encoding putative oxidoreductase, 2OG-Fe(II) oxygenase family (COG:Q;~EggNog:ENOG410PIPM;~InterPro:IPR026992,IPR027443,IPR005123;~PFAM:PF03171,PF14226;~go_function: GO:0016491 - oxidoreductase activity [Evidence IEA];~go_process: GO:0055114 - oxidation-reduction process [Evidence IEA]): MAAINLPIIDVSNPHDPSVGKAMLDAAAKYGFLYVASQSTDFSAEDVERAFGLSKEFFASPVDEKAACRITPNNRGWSGMHVETLDPEHQRTGDFKEGMNFGEFTGGKAQQLLPPSLSPHEATLSNFSILCRKTCDRILTLLALGLQVHPDFFTTRHDPIHGPSGSILRFLYYPSLTSPATASYKHDEDVRAGAHSDYGSITLLFQRPGQPGLEILTPEGEWAGVPVEPNQSSQGQEQGQGKDGRFAFPPILVNIGDLLSYWTDGLLKSTVHRVVFPLSEQRAENLQDRYSIVYFCHPVNTTELVPVPSKIVDSHRKERKESQGDKVGFGGGAGYLVPGKRALTASEHLQARLAATYTY; the protein is encoded by the exons ATGGCCGCAATTAACCTCCCCATCATCGACGTCTCGAATCCCCACGACCCCTCCGTGGGAAAGGCCATGCTCGATGCAGCAGCCAAATACGGCTTTTTGTATGTGGCCAGCCAAAGCACTGATTTTAGTGCCGAGGACGTGGAAAGGGCATTTGGATTG TCGAAAGAGTTCTTTGCATCTCCGGTTGATGAGAAGGCTGCCTGTCGGATTACGCCCAAC AATCGAGGATGGTCCGGAATGCATGTCGAGACACTCGATCCTGAGCATCAACGG ACCGGTGATTTCAAAGA AGGCATGAACTTTGGCGAATTCACCGGCGGCAAAGCCCAACAACTCCTTCCCCCTTCGTTATCCCCCCACGAAGCCACCCTCTCCAACTTCTCCATCCTCTGCCGCAAAACCTGTGATCGAATCCTAACTCTCCTAGCCCTGGGCCTCCAGGTCCACCCTGACTTCTTCACAACCCGCCACGACCCCATCCACGGCCCCTCAGGCAGCATCCTCCGCTTCCTGTACTACCCCTCCCTCACATCCCCGGCAACAGCATCCTACAAGCACGACGAGGATGTGCGTGCGGGTGCGCACTCAGATTATGGCAGTATTACACTGCTGTTCCAGCGGCCGGGACAGCCGGGGTTGGAGATACTCACGCCGGAGGGGGAGTGGGCAGGTGTTCCTGTTGAGCCTAATCAATCGTCCCAGGGTCAAGAGCAGGGGCAGGGTAAAGATGGGAGATTCGCGTTCCCGCCCATCCTGGTGAATATCGGGGACTTGCTTAGTTATTGGACAGACGGGTTGCTGAAGTCGACTGTCCACCGGGTCGTTTTCCCCCTGTCAGAGCAGCGGGCTGAGAATCTGCAGGATCGGTATAGTATCGTTTACTTTTGCCACCCAGTTAACACGACGGAACTCGTCCCCGTACCGAGTAAGATTGTCGACTCTCATCGCAAGGAGCGCAAGGAGAGTCAAGGTGACAAGGTTGGGTTCGGGGGAGGAGCGGGTTACTTGGTCCCTGGGAAACGGGCGTTGACGGCGAGCGAGCATTTGCAGGCGCGGTTAGCCGCGACGTATACTTATTAG
- a CDS encoding MKT1 family protein (BUSCO:EOG09260BFE;~COG:S;~EggNog:ENOG410PG77;~InterPro:IPR022039,IPR006084,IPR006085,IPR029060, IPR022040,IPR037314;~PFAM:PF00752,PF12247,PF12246;~go_function: GO:0004518 - nuclease activity [Evidence IEA]), with translation MAIRALDEWASTRLQSLPLSALKGAVVGIDASHYITQHLLQQSTREPLLIALGGFPFALKNNIERELQIFKNLGVACVFVFNGLEFGKKDRRPHVRPESVRAFEQAWDLYDQQQADQVVDAFSSAGTPPPVIFYKFLQRILLQNGVDFIVAPYSAAAQLAYLASGPNPLVDAVFGPSEILMFDVDKLITRIDSEPAQFFWITRQTCQEELGKLTNDQFLDFCLLLGSSFLPTFPAFETQPFPPKGATVRDALPMFNIAGRSALALCAQFEEDRRVQDIQYTDLYKRAYMTVKHHVFMDVDGKVAPMDLNNASNDMHEIIGQRLPEELYFYLSKGILGADIPNTLTSSEVLVSLPLGAEDTPIYRQVVGDTLTPIRAQAISLVSNTLHRFHQTKVINVRTWFDENSDRSINLKNLSVKDTIKSWKINNGQLPEKLKKLPVCLLTFPVRYMADNTQESAGLFKFTVQSLKDKDFVPKSFAAKDSPALSAQDEVISNVYWRFLQLRGYINEKHELTPWGEGLEQALSVLDPADNLEESTFLAIEMARLGLLNTKQWFSHLSGGPMRGSDDDKTFNLLVSRVACIGKLQHKPIGYSGPLSRQLLCYRSLVSQVRATLRILIEAVLAELFLSGDADRDREDWSEMTLKLPFINDNDCGLGIAVRTYLDDLPAQTNPTSPEARAETKAKGKAWFQHSDSFSGNLDLAFKLWDAVYKATQGAGKEAKDAKTWDNANAWLAGRR, from the exons ATGGCGA TCCGTGCCTTGGATGAATGGGCCTCCACCCGCCTCCAGTCTCTCCCCCTCTCTGCCCTTAAAGGGGCCGTGGTCGGTATCGATGCGTCGCACTACATCACCCAACACCTCCTCCAGCAGTCCACCCGCGAACCTCTCCTGATCGCACTGGGCGGTTTCCCATTCGCGCTGAAGAACAACATCGAGCGGGAGCTGCAGATCTTCAAGAATCTGGGCGTGGCTTGTGTTTTTGTTTTCAATGGCCTCGAGTTTGGCAAGAAGGACCGGCGACCCCACGTGCGACCTGAGTCGGTACGGGCTTTCGAGCAGGCTTGGGATCTTTACGACCAGCAGCAGGCGGATCAGGTTGTGGATGCGTTTAGTTCTGCTG GTACACCACCCCCGGTGATCTTCTACAAGTTCTTGCAACGGATTCTCCTTCAGAATGGTGTGGACTTTATTGTTGCTCCGTATAGCGCTGCGGCTCAG CTTGCCTACCTCGCCAGCGGCCCGAACCCCCTCGTCGATGCAGTCTTTGGACCTTCCGAAATTCTCATGTTCGACGTCGACAAGTTGATCACACGGATTGATTCCGAGCCAGCACAGTTTTTCTGGATCACAAGACAGACCTGCCAGGAGGAATTGGGCAAGTTAACGAATGACCAGTTTTTGGATTTCTGCCTTCTTCTGGGTTCATCTTTCCTGCCAACCTTCCCGGCATTTGAGACCCAACCTTTTCCGCCCAAGGGGGCTACCGTCCGCGATGCCCTGCCCATGTTCAACATTGCCGGGAGAAGCGCCCTCGCTCTCTGCGCCCAATTCGAAGAAGACCGGCGCGTGCAAGACATTCAGTACACGGACCTTTACAAACGGGCTTACATGACGGTGAAACACCATGTGTTTATGGATGTGGATGGAAAGGTTGCGCCAATGGACCTGAACAATGCCTCTAATGATATGCATGAAATAATCGGGCAGCGACTTCCCGAAGAGCTGTACTTTTACCTTTCCAAGGGAATCCTGGGAGCTGATATCCCCAATACATTGACCTCCAGTGAAGTTCTGGTCTCCTTGCCTCTGGGCGCGGAGGACACTCCGATTTATCGCCAGGTTGTGGGTGATACTCTCACGCCAATCAGGGCTCAGGCAATCTCCTTGGTGTCGAACACTCTACATCGTTTCCATCAGACCAAGGTGATTAATGTGCGCACTTGGTTCGACGAGAACTCGGACCGCTCGATCAATCTGAAGAACCTCTCCGTCAAAGACACAATCAAATCGTGGAAAATTAACAACGGGCAGCTTCCAGAGAAGCTCAAGAAATTGCCGGTTTGTCTCCTTACTTTTCCTGTACGATACATGGCTGATAATACCCAGGAATCTGCCGGGCTGTTTAAATTCACTGTCCAAAGCTTGAAGGATAAAGACTTTGTACCCAAGTCTTTTGCAGCAAAAGATTCTCCG GCACTGTCGGCGCAAGATGAGGTTATTTCGAATGTTTACTGGCGATTCTTACAGCTTCGGGGTTATATTAACGAGAAGCATGAGCTTACTCCTTGGGGTGAGGGTCTCGAACAAGCGCTCTCAGTTCTAGACCCGGCGGACAACCTTGAAGAGTCTACCTTCCTTGCTATTGAGATGGCCCGTCTTGGTCTCCTGAACACTAAGCAATGGTTCTCTCACCTCTCTGGTGGTCCCATGAGAGGGTCAG ACGACGATAAGACATTCAACCTTCTTGTTTCCCGTGTTGCGTGTATCGGTAAACTACAACATAAGCCCATTGGGTACTCTGGACCTCTAAGCAGGCAACTTCTCTGCTACCGTTCTTTGGTTTCCCAAGTCCGTGCTACGCTACGCATCCTGATTGAGGCTGTTCTGGCAGAACTGTTCCTCAGCGGCGATGCGGACCGTGACCGTGAGGACTGGTCAGAAATGACTCTCAA GCTCCCCTTTATCAACGACAATGACTGCGGTCTCGGAATCGCTGTCCGGACATACTTGGACGACCTGCCAGCTCAGACTAACCCGACTTCACCAGAGGCTCGGGCAGAGACGAAGGCGAAGGGCAAGGCCTGGTTCCAGCACAGCGATAGCTTTAGCGGGAACTTGGACCTGGCGTTTAAGTTGTGGGATGCG GTTTACAAGGCAACGCAGGGTGCTGGTAAGGAGGCCAAGGACGCAAAGACATGGGACAATGCCAATGCCTGGTTGGCCGGAAGACGGTGA
- a CDS encoding uncharacterized protein (COG:O;~EggNog:ENOG410PGPE;~InterPro:IPR017937,IPR005788,IPR036249,IPR011679, IPR013766,IPR036356;~PFAM:PF13098,PF00085,PF07749;~SECRETED:SignalP(1-21);~go_component: GO:0005783 - endoplasmic reticulum [Evidence IEA];~go_function: GO:0003756 - protein disulfide isomerase activity [Evidence IEA]) produces MIRLSTLLVSCLTLLVGLAFANPAVVDLDTKNFDQIVLQSGKPALVEFFAPWCGHCKNLAPVYEELGQSFAFASDKVTVGKVDADEHRDLGRRFGIQGFPTLKWFDGKSDKPEDYKGGRDLESLAGWITDKTGLRPRGPKKEPSKVEMLNDATFKEVVGGEKDVLVAFTAPWCGHCKSLAPTWETLANDFILEPNVVVAKVDAEAENAKSLAREQGITGYPTIKFFPKGSKEPEAYQGARSEQAFVDFLNEKAGTHRAVGGGLDEKAGTISKVDAFVGKYVASRDFQGLVGEVKKSVKGLQDKYAQYYVKVAEKLSQNQGYAEKEFARLSKIIQKGGSAPEKVDDLVSRSNILRQFLGGGKHDEKDEL; encoded by the exons ATGATTCGTCTGAGTACGCTCCTGGTGAGCTGCCTCACCCTCCTCGTGGGCCTGGCCTTCGCCAATCCTGCTGTCGTCGACCTCGACACCAAAAATTTCGACCAAATCGTCTTGCAATCCGGAAAACCTGCGCTCGTCGAATTCTTCGCCCCCTGGTGTGGCCACTGCAAGAACCTCGCCCCCGTCTACGAAGAACTCGGCCAATCCTTCGCTTTCGCCTCCGACAAGGTCACCGTTGGTAAGGTCGATGCGGACGAGCACCGCGACTTGGGCCGTCGGTTCGGTATCCAGGGTTTTCCCACGCTGAAGTGGTTCGATGGCAAGAGTGATAAGCCCGAGGATTACAAGGGCGGCCGGGATCTGGAGAGTCTGGCGGGCTGGATTACGGATAAGACCGGATTGAGGCCGCGGGGGCCGAAGAAGGAACCCTCGAAGGTTGAGATGCTGAATGACGCGACGTTCAAGGAGGTTGTTGGTGGGGAGAAGGATGTACTTGTTGCGTTTACCGCGCCGTGGTGTGGAC ACTGCAAGAGCCTTGCCCCTACCTGGGAAACCCTCGCCAACGACTTCATCCTCGAGCCCAACGTCGTCGTTGCCAAGGTCGACGCCGAAGCCGAGAACGCCAAGTCCCTTGCCAGAGAACAGGGCATCACCGGCTACCCCACCATCAAGTTCTTCCCCAAGGGCTCCAAGGAGCCCGAGGCGTACCAGGGTGCTCGCTCCGAGCAAGCCTTCGTTGACTTCCTGAACGAGAAGGCCGGTACTCACCGTGCTGTCGGCGGCGGTCTTGATGAGAAGGCTGGTACTATTTCCAAGGTCGACGCGTTTGTTGGAAAGTATGTTGCCTCGCGCGACTTCCAGGGCCTTGTTGGGGAAGTTAAGAAGAGCGTGAAGGGTCTGCAGGACAAGTACGCGCAGTACTATGTTAAGGTTGCGGAGAAGCTTAGCCAGAACCAGGGATATGCTGAGAAGGAGTTTGCTCGTCTGAGCAAGATTATCCAGAAGGGTGGTTCTGCGCCGGAGAAGGTTGATGACCTTGTCTCGCGCAGTAACATTCTGCGCCAGTTCTTGGGTGGTGGTAAGCATGATGAGAAGGATGAGCTGTAG